In one Achromobacter spanius genomic region, the following are encoded:
- a CDS encoding GlsB/YeaQ/YmgE family stress response membrane protein, translating into MSIIIMIIVGFIVGLIARAIMPGDQNMGIIMTTILGIVGAVVAGFLGQTMGWYAEGEPAGWIASVIGAIIVLFVVGLIARKRA; encoded by the coding sequence ATGAGCATTATCATCATGATCATCGTCGGGTTCATCGTGGGCTTGATCGCCCGCGCCATCATGCCCGGAGACCAGAACATGGGGATCATCATGACCACCATCCTGGGTATCGTCGGCGCCGTGGTGGCCGGGTTCCTGGGACAGACGATGGGTTGGTATGCGGAAGGCGAACCCGCGGGTTGGATCGCGTCGGTGATCGGCGCCATCATCGTGTTGTTCGTGGTTGGCCTGATCGCCCGCAAGCGCGCTTGA
- a CDS encoding IS481 family transposase — protein sequence MPWKESSLMSCRMEFVQLALQPGSNVRELCRRFDISAKTAYKWLGRYERNGQAGLQDLSRRPGNSPGRTCEQIEAQVIDLHKRYPYWGPRKLRALLGPTTAPAPSTISAILRRHGYRVQGEDSNVGLANQRFEHEAPNLLWQMDFKGHFALTDARQGRCHPLTLLDDHSRYALCIQACGDERSKTVQQHLKAVFRRYGLPERITADNGPSWASVRGLGLTGLEVWLMRLGVRISHSRPRHPQTQGKLERLHRTLKRELIQARGFSSLLDCQQAMDQWREQYNHIRPHQALGQMPPLSRYRPSPRRYPASLPPIEYEPGDRVLKVRTKGQIIVNGRVVFVGEGMAGLPVAVRPSSQDGVLDVVFLYKIVQQIDLRARQ from the coding sequence ATGCCGTGGAAGGAGTCAAGCCTTATGTCCTGCCGAATGGAGTTCGTTCAGCTTGCCCTGCAACCGGGCAGCAATGTGCGGGAGCTTTGCCGGCGTTTTGATATCAGCGCCAAGACCGCCTACAAGTGGTTGGGCCGCTACGAGCGGAACGGCCAGGCTGGGTTGCAAGATCTGTCTCGCAGGCCTGGCAATAGTCCTGGGCGCACGTGTGAGCAAATCGAAGCGCAGGTGATCGACCTGCACAAGCGTTACCCGTACTGGGGGCCTCGCAAGTTGCGGGCGCTGCTTGGGCCGACTACGGCGCCCGCGCCCAGCACCATCTCGGCAATTTTGCGACGACATGGCTATCGGGTCCAAGGCGAGGACTCGAACGTCGGGCTGGCGAACCAGCGCTTTGAGCATGAGGCGCCGAACCTGTTGTGGCAGATGGATTTCAAGGGGCACTTTGCCCTGACCGACGCGCGTCAGGGACGGTGCCATCCGCTGACGCTATTGGACGATCACTCACGCTACGCCCTGTGCATCCAGGCTTGTGGCGATGAGCGCAGCAAAACCGTGCAGCAGCACCTGAAGGCCGTATTTCGCCGTTACGGATTGCCCGAACGGATCACCGCGGACAACGGCCCATCCTGGGCATCGGTGCGCGGCCTGGGGCTGACAGGCCTGGAGGTTTGGCTCATGCGGCTGGGTGTGCGTATCAGCCACAGTCGTCCTCGCCACCCGCAAACCCAAGGCAAGCTAGAACGCCTGCATCGAACGCTCAAGCGCGAGTTGATCCAGGCCCGGGGGTTTAGCAGTCTGCTGGACTGCCAGCAAGCCATGGATCAGTGGCGTGAACAGTACAACCACATCCGGCCCCACCAGGCATTGGGGCAGATGCCGCCCCTATCGAGATATAGACCTAGCCCTCGTCGCTATCCTGCCTCGTTGCCCCCGATCGAATACGAGCCGGGCGATCGAGTGCTCAAGGTCAGGACCAAGGGGCAGATCATTGTGAACGGACGCGTCGTCTTCGTCGGAGAGGGAATGGCGGGTCTGCCGGTCGCGGTCAGACCCTCCTCGCAAGACGGCGTGCTCGATGTCGTCTTCCTGTACAAAATTGTCCAACAGATCGACCTCAGAGCACGCCAATAG
- the adeC gene encoding AdeC/AdeK/OprM family multidrug efflux complex outer membrane factor, whose protein sequence is MKLQMRTLLSVSLAAALAGCSLAPTYERPDAPVSATYPTGPAYQADGANAALGMSTADIGWRDFFSDPLLQQLIELSLANNRDLRVAALNVEAARAQYRIQRADLLPSVGVAGQESAQRTPADLSASGRATTSRSYQVGAAMSAWELDLFGRIRSLSDQALESYLALDETRTATQLTLIAEVANAYLTLRADQELLSLTRDTLKSQEDSYKLTQQSYDQGLSTALDLSQAEVSLRTAQRNLSQYTRQAAQDRNALTLLVGQPMSPEIVAALDQAVTLDDGMLPTTLPAGLPSDLLARRPDIRAAEHQLKGANANIGAARAAFFPTISLTGQAGTASASLGGLFEGGSGAWSFAPQITVPIFAGGSLRASLDLAKVQKNIQVAQYEKSIQTGFREVADALAGRGTLDDQIEAQRLLVNANQRAYDVSDQRFRQGIDDYLSVLDSQRSLYTAQQALVDTRLARLSNLVTLYKVLGGGWTERTVAAQTAPAVSATGS, encoded by the coding sequence ATGAAACTTCAGATGAGAACCTTGTTGTCTGTTTCCCTGGCGGCGGCCCTGGCGGGCTGCTCGCTGGCCCCCACCTATGAACGGCCGGACGCGCCGGTCAGCGCAACTTATCCCACCGGCCCGGCCTACCAGGCCGACGGTGCCAACGCGGCGCTGGGCATGTCCACGGCCGATATCGGCTGGCGCGATTTCTTCAGCGACCCGCTGCTGCAACAGTTGATTGAACTGTCCTTGGCGAACAACCGCGACCTGCGCGTGGCGGCCTTGAATGTGGAAGCCGCGCGTGCGCAGTACCGCATCCAGCGCGCCGACCTGCTGCCCAGCGTGGGCGTGGCCGGCCAGGAATCCGCCCAGCGCACCCCGGCGGACTTGTCCGCCAGCGGCCGCGCCACCACCAGCCGCAGCTACCAGGTGGGCGCCGCCATGTCCGCGTGGGAACTGGACTTGTTCGGCCGCATCCGCAGCCTGAGCGACCAGGCGCTGGAGTCCTATCTGGCGCTGGACGAAACGCGCACGGCCACGCAGTTGACGCTGATAGCCGAAGTGGCCAACGCCTACCTGACGCTGCGCGCCGACCAGGAACTGCTGAGCCTGACGCGCGACACGCTCAAGAGCCAGGAAGATTCCTACAAGCTCACGCAGCAAAGCTATGACCAGGGCCTGTCCACCGCGCTGGACTTGAGCCAGGCGGAAGTGTCGCTGCGCACGGCCCAGCGCAACCTGTCTCAATACACGCGCCAGGCCGCGCAGGACCGCAATGCCTTGACGCTGCTGGTGGGCCAGCCCATGTCGCCCGAGATTGTCGCGGCGCTGGACCAGGCGGTGACGCTGGACGACGGCATGCTGCCGACCACCTTGCCCGCCGGCCTGCCGTCGGACCTGCTGGCGCGCCGCCCGGACATCCGCGCGGCCGAGCATCAGCTTAAAGGCGCCAATGCCAATATCGGCGCGGCGCGCGCGGCGTTCTTTCCCACCATCAGCCTGACCGGCCAGGCGGGCACCGCCAGCGCCAGCCTGGGCGGTTTGTTCGAAGGTGGTTCGGGCGCCTGGAGCTTCGCGCCCCAGATCACCGTGCCGATCTTCGCGGGCGGTTCGCTGCGGGCGAGCCTGGACTTGGCCAAGGTGCAAAAGAACATCCAGGTGGCGCAGTACGAGAAGTCCATCCAGACGGGGTTCCGCGAAGTGGCGGACGCCTTGGCCGGACGGGGCACGCTGGACGACCAGATTGAAGCGCAGCGCTTGCTGGTGAATGCCAACCAGCGCGCCTACGACGTGTCGGACCAGCGTTTCCGCCAGGGTATCGACGACTACCTCAGCGTGCTGGATTCGCAGCGTTCGTTGTATACGGCGCAACAGGCCTTGGTGGATACGCGCCTGGCGCGGCTGTCGAACCTGGTTACCTTGTACAAGGTGCTGGGCGGCGGTTGGACCGAGCGCACGGTGGCGGCGCAGACGGCGCCGGCCGTGTCGGCCACGGGATCGTAA
- a CDS encoding SCO family protein: MRHLITGRAWRGLLLALCVFLAACGDRNVDWTLYNVKGHLPDLKFSLPGAGGKTINSDDLKGKTVMLFFGYASCPDICPTTMAQLTAVLQNLGDKAENVRIVFVSVDPHRDTPDILQAYVNAFNNNAIGVTGNEKQVADLARRYRVAYQIEKPRPGDDADMYEVTHSRGVYIFDKDGHARLLASDTDSVDALTKDVRQLIDITS; the protein is encoded by the coding sequence ATGCGACACCTCATTACCGGCCGCGCCTGGCGCGGCCTGCTGCTGGCTCTGTGTGTGTTTCTTGCCGCCTGCGGCGATCGGAACGTGGACTGGACGCTCTACAACGTCAAGGGCCATTTGCCCGATCTGAAATTCTCGCTGCCCGGCGCGGGCGGCAAGACCATCAACAGCGATGATCTCAAGGGCAAGACCGTCATGCTGTTCTTCGGCTACGCCAGTTGCCCCGACATCTGCCCCACCACCATGGCGCAACTGACCGCGGTGCTGCAGAACCTGGGCGACAAGGCCGAAAACGTGCGCATCGTGTTCGTCAGCGTCGACCCCCACCGCGACACACCCGACATCCTGCAGGCCTATGTCAATGCCTTCAACAACAATGCCATCGGCGTGACCGGCAATGAAAAGCAGGTGGCGGATCTGGCCCGCCGCTACCGCGTGGCCTACCAGATTGAAAAGCCGCGCCCCGGCGACGACGCCGACATGTACGAAGTGACGCACAGCCGCGGTGTGTATATTTTCGACAAGGACGGCCACGCGCGCCTGCTGGCGTCCGACACCGACAGCGTCGACGCCCTGACCAAAGACGTCCGGCAGTTGATCGACATTACGTCCTGA
- a CDS encoding response regulator transcription factor, with the protein MNTPHLSSTVFIVDDDEAVRDSLRWLLEANGYRVRAYASGESFLEDYDASQVGVLIADVRMPGMSGLELQEQLIARNAPLPIVFITGHGDVPMAVSTMKKGAVDFLEKPFNESDLREIVARMLEQATQRVSKHQAQKDHEAMLARLTAREQQVLERIVAGRLNKQIADDLGISIKTVEAHRANIMEKLEVTTVADLMKVALAKPEAHA; encoded by the coding sequence ATGAACACGCCCCACCTGTCGAGCACGGTATTCATAGTTGACGACGACGAAGCGGTCCGCGATTCGTTGCGCTGGCTGCTGGAAGCCAATGGCTATCGCGTTCGCGCCTATGCCAGCGGTGAGTCCTTCCTGGAAGACTACGACGCCAGCCAGGTCGGCGTGCTGATCGCCGACGTGCGCATGCCCGGCATGAGCGGCCTGGAACTCCAGGAACAACTGATCGCCCGCAACGCCCCCCTGCCCATCGTGTTCATCACGGGCCACGGCGACGTGCCCATGGCGGTGTCCACGATGAAGAAAGGCGCTGTCGATTTTCTGGAAAAGCCCTTCAACGAATCCGACCTGCGCGAGATCGTCGCCCGCATGCTGGAGCAGGCCACGCAGCGGGTCAGCAAGCACCAGGCTCAGAAGGACCACGAAGCCATGCTGGCACGCCTGACCGCGCGCGAGCAACAGGTGCTGGAGCGCATTGTCGCCGGCCGCTTGAACAAGCAGATTGCCGACGACCTGGGCATCAGCATCAAGACCGTCGAGGCGCACCGCGCCAACATCATGGAAAAACTGGAAGTGACTACCGTTGCTGATTTGATGAAAGTGGCCTTGGCCAAACCCGAGGCACATGCATGA
- a CDS encoding M3 family metallopeptidase, with product MTQNPLLAPVSDLVDYAAVKPGHIVPAVEELLGIARQAVDHAADAALAPTWEAVVEPLDTASERLWRAWSVAGHLNAVVNTPELREAYNAALPLITEFSTWVGLHEGLYRQYQRLAAAPDFASWSPVRRRIVEMALRDFRLSGVELQGADRERYAQISDREAQASQKFSENVLDAIDAWSLLVDDESRLTGIPADVLSAARAAAEEDGKPGWKLTLKMPCYLPVMQYAQDRALREALYRGYGTVASEQGEAKFDNSPLIEELLSLRAEESGLLGLGTYASLRLQTRMARDAREVTEFLRDLAARAKPFAQRDLAELKAYATGELGLDELQPWDVAFASERLRESRYAYSEDEVKQYFTEPRVLAGLFDVIEKLFDVRLTETPVSTWHSDARGVRVERPDGGLIGYLYLDLYARSGKQSGAWVDSERARRVVAGQVQTPVVYLTCNFSRPNGDRAAVLTHDDVITLFHETGHALHALLSEVDEPGAAAFASVEWDAIELPSQFMENFCWEWAVVQKLSAHVDTGEPLPRALYDRLVAARNYQSGMQAVRQIEFALFDMLMHDRAKGASISEVLALLQEVRQEVAVLFPPSWHRLPHAFSHLFAGGYGAGYYSYKWAEVLSADAYEAFEEAAAKQPGNALGTLDPETGARFRREVLAVGGSRPAADSFAAFRGRPPRIDALLRHSGMSGT from the coding sequence ATGACCCAGAATCCCCTGCTTGCCCCTGTCTCCGACCTGGTCGATTATGCGGCCGTCAAGCCGGGGCATATCGTCCCCGCCGTGGAAGAACTGCTGGGCATCGCCCGCCAGGCGGTCGACCATGCCGCTGATGCCGCACTGGCGCCCACCTGGGAAGCCGTGGTGGAACCGCTGGATACCGCCTCCGAACGCCTGTGGCGCGCCTGGTCGGTGGCTGGCCACCTGAACGCGGTCGTCAACACGCCGGAACTGCGCGAAGCCTACAACGCCGCGCTGCCGCTCATTACCGAATTTTCCACCTGGGTCGGGCTGCACGAAGGCCTGTACCGGCAATACCAGCGCCTGGCCGCCGCCCCCGATTTTGCATCGTGGTCGCCCGTGCGCCGCCGCATCGTCGAGATGGCGCTGCGCGACTTCCGCTTGAGCGGCGTGGAACTGCAAGGCGCCGACCGCGAGCGCTATGCGCAGATCTCCGACCGCGAAGCCCAGGCGTCGCAGAAGTTTTCCGAAAACGTGCTGGACGCCATCGACGCCTGGTCCTTGCTGGTGGACGATGAATCGCGTCTGACCGGCATCCCCGCCGACGTCCTGTCAGCCGCCCGCGCCGCCGCCGAAGAAGACGGCAAGCCGGGTTGGAAGCTGACCCTGAAAATGCCGTGCTACCTGCCCGTGATGCAGTACGCGCAAGACCGCGCGTTGCGCGAAGCGCTGTACCGGGGCTATGGCACCGTTGCCTCCGAACAAGGCGAAGCCAAGTTCGACAATTCTCCGCTGATCGAAGAACTGCTGTCCCTGCGCGCCGAGGAATCCGGCTTGCTGGGCCTGGGCACCTACGCATCGCTGCGCCTGCAAACCCGCATGGCGCGCGACGCCCGCGAAGTCACGGAATTCCTGCGCGATCTGGCCGCGCGCGCCAAGCCGTTTGCGCAGCGTGACCTGGCCGAACTCAAGGCCTACGCCACCGGCGAATTGGGTTTGGACGAGCTGCAACCCTGGGACGTGGCCTTTGCGTCTGAACGCCTGCGCGAATCGCGCTATGCCTATTCCGAAGATGAAGTGAAGCAGTACTTCACCGAACCCCGCGTGCTGGCCGGCCTGTTCGACGTCATTGAAAAACTGTTCGACGTGCGCCTGACCGAAACGCCCGTCTCCACCTGGCACAGCGACGCACGCGGCGTGCGCGTGGAACGCCCGGACGGCGGCTTGATCGGTTATCTGTACCTGGACCTGTATGCCCGTTCCGGCAAGCAAAGCGGGGCCTGGGTGGATAGCGAACGCGCTCGCCGCGTGGTGGCGGGGCAGGTGCAAACGCCCGTGGTCTACCTGACCTGCAACTTCTCGCGCCCCAACGGCGACCGCGCCGCCGTACTTACGCACGACGACGTCATCACCCTGTTCCACGAAACCGGCCATGCGCTGCACGCGCTGTTGTCGGAAGTGGACGAACCCGGCGCGGCGGCATTTGCCAGCGTGGAGTGGGACGCCATCGAACTGCCCTCGCAGTTCATGGAGAATTTCTGCTGGGAATGGGCAGTGGTGCAAAAGCTGTCGGCGCATGTGGACACGGGCGAACCGCTGCCGCGCGCGCTGTACGACCGGCTGGTCGCGGCGCGCAATTACCAAAGCGGCATGCAGGCCGTGCGCCAGATTGAATTCGCGCTGTTCGACATGCTGATGCACGACCGCGCCAAGGGTGCATCCATTTCGGAAGTGCTGGCGCTGCTGCAGGAAGTTCGTCAGGAAGTGGCGGTGCTGTTCCCGCCGTCGTGGCACCGCCTGCCGCACGCGTTCTCGCATCTGTTCGCGGGCGGTTACGGCGCGGGTTACTACAGCTACAAGTGGGCCGAAGTGCTGTCGGCGGATGCCTACGAGGCCTTCGAGGAAGCCGCGGCCAAGCAGCCCGGTAACGCGCTGGGCACGCTGGACCCCGAAACCGGCGCCCGCTTCCGTCGCGAAGTCCTGGCCGTAGGCGGCTCGCGCCCCGCCGCCGATTCCTTCGCCGCCTTCCGCGGCCGCCCCCCCCGCATCGACGCCCTGCTGCGCCACAGCGGCATGAGCGGCACGTAA
- the folD gene encoding bifunctional methylenetetrahydrofolate dehydrogenase/methenyltetrahydrofolate cyclohydrolase FolD — protein MTARIIDGAALSLRIREEVAQRVAALAAKGTRPGLAVVLVGADPASQVYVRNKVAACEKAGLHSVKEQYPAEMTEAELLARIAVLNQDPTIHGILVQLPLPKHMDSHKVIEAIAAEKDVDGFHISNAGLLMTGQPLFRPCTPYGVMKMLESEGVTLRGAEAVIVGASNIVGKPMAMLLLQAGATITICNSKTRDLAAQTRRADVLVVATGKPGMIDGSMIKPGAVVIDVGINRGEDGKLCGDVDFASAKEVAGAITPVPGGVGPMTIAMLLVNTVEAAERAAG, from the coding sequence ATGACCGCTAGGATTATTGATGGCGCGGCCCTGTCGCTGCGCATTCGCGAAGAAGTGGCCCAACGTGTTGCGGCCTTGGCGGCCAAGGGCACGCGCCCCGGCCTGGCCGTGGTGCTGGTGGGCGCGGACCCCGCGTCCCAGGTTTACGTGCGCAACAAGGTTGCCGCCTGCGAGAAAGCCGGCCTGCATTCCGTCAAGGAACAGTACCCGGCCGAGATGACCGAGGCCGAACTGCTGGCCCGCATCGCCGTGTTGAACCAGGATCCGACCATACACGGCATCCTGGTGCAGTTGCCGCTGCCCAAGCACATGGATTCCCACAAGGTCATCGAAGCCATCGCGGCCGAGAAAGACGTGGACGGGTTCCACATCAGCAACGCCGGCCTGCTCATGACCGGCCAGCCGCTGTTCCGCCCCTGCACGCCCTACGGCGTGATGAAGATGCTGGAATCGGAAGGCGTGACGCTGCGCGGCGCGGAAGCCGTAATCGTCGGCGCCAGCAACATCGTCGGCAAGCCGATGGCCATGTTGCTGTTGCAAGCGGGCGCCACCATCACCATCTGCAATTCCAAGACGCGCGACCTGGCGGCCCAAACCCGCCGCGCGGATGTCCTGGTCGTTGCCACCGGCAAGCCCGGCATGATCGACGGTTCGATGATCAAGCCCGGCGCCGTGGTGATCGACGTGGGCATCAACCGTGGCGAAGACGGCAAACTGTGCGGCGACGTGGACTTCGCATCCGCCAAGGAAGTGGCCGGCGCCATCACCCCCGTACCGGGCGGTGTGGGCCCGATGACCATCGCCATGCTGCTGGTCAACACGGTAGAAGCCGCCGAACGCGCGGCGGGTTGA
- a CDS encoding class I SAM-dependent methyltransferase — translation MGWLGETLSAEADGQVVVDGVGLWEFPPASASYRSVTEHDLDTPLSVAEAYDAVVCCEAIHLMTNPGVLLQSLHDALRPGGTVIITTPNTWNMRSRLQFLMRGFHSGFRPMVGRKRGDDYITYFPWSFPQLHLLLSHYGFVDITLHEVDEPKPKRMMEHVLAVPSRFYYRRRVKRAEDEEIRGFWKQAGSRQSVHGRWLVVSAVRA, via the coding sequence GTGGGCTGGTTGGGTGAAACGCTGTCTGCGGAAGCCGACGGGCAAGTGGTCGTTGACGGTGTGGGCCTATGGGAATTCCCACCAGCAAGCGCCAGCTATCGGTCGGTGACCGAACACGATCTGGATACCCCGCTGAGCGTGGCCGAGGCGTATGACGCTGTGGTCTGCTGCGAGGCGATTCACTTGATGACGAATCCGGGCGTGCTGCTGCAGAGTTTGCACGATGCGCTGCGCCCAGGCGGCACGGTGATCATCACCACGCCCAATACCTGGAACATGCGATCACGGCTGCAGTTTCTGATGCGCGGTTTCCATTCCGGTTTCCGGCCGATGGTGGGCCGCAAGCGGGGCGATGACTACATCACGTATTTCCCGTGGAGCTTTCCGCAACTGCATTTGTTGTTGTCGCATTACGGTTTCGTGGATATCACGCTGCATGAGGTTGATGAACCGAAACCGAAGCGAATGATGGAACATGTGTTGGCGGTGCCGTCACGGTTTTATTACCGTCGGCGTGTGAAGCGGGCGGAGGATGAGGAGATCCGCGGATTTTGGAAGCAAGCGGGATCCAGGCAGTCGGTGCATGGAAGGTGGTTGGTGGTGTCGGCGGTGCGTGCGTAG
- a CDS encoding PAS domain-containing sensor histidine kinase: MSSAPKSNIPTPFHDHARTRRRGVYWVTPAMVLILYLCVMGVFFWLQRIHDDSVMFVTIDQEMRQQRLIWVVLALSCVIVISLLMLWRYTRFRSTAEAALIAETGFRRAMENSMSTGMRVLDMEGRIAYVNPAFCRMIGWNEADLIGRSPPFPYWVPGRHEQHQHTLDVLMSGKTPSSGLEVEAQRRDGSRFTARMYVSPLLDPNGNQIGWMTSMTDITEPKRIREALTAAHERFMTVLEGLDDAISVTADTHDGLELLFANRTYRRVFGAQTGGHDELLAGRRGRFTDESVEVFAPSVQRWFEVHHRMLAWTDGRRVRMQVARDITERRGHEEASRVQQEKIQLTSRLTTMGEMASSLAHELNQPLTAIANYSMGAVALVKAGHTSPNMLLPALEKAASQAERAGKIISRIREFVKRSEPRRQRVAIGRIVDNAIGFAEIDARKRRIRIDSFVPSNAPDVLADPILIEQVLLNLLKNGLEAMENSEVDELKVAVILHEQHIEVAVVDRGHGLAEPERLFEPFFSTKSQGLGMGLNICRTIIESHHGRLWADPNPAGGTIFRFTLPCAASQPQAQNDQSEELHA, encoded by the coding sequence ATGTCCAGCGCGCCCAAGTCAAATATTCCTACGCCGTTCCACGATCACGCCCGCACCCGCCGCCGCGGCGTGTATTGGGTCACGCCCGCCATGGTGCTGATCCTATACCTCTGTGTGATGGGGGTGTTCTTCTGGCTGCAGCGCATTCATGACGATAGCGTCATGTTTGTGACGATCGACCAGGAAATGCGCCAGCAACGCCTGATATGGGTGGTGCTGGCATTGTCTTGCGTCATCGTCATCAGCCTGTTGATGCTGTGGCGCTATACGCGGTTCCGCTCCACCGCCGAAGCCGCGCTGATCGCCGAAACGGGTTTTCGCCGCGCCATGGAAAATTCCATGTCCACCGGCATGCGCGTGCTGGATATGGAAGGCCGCATCGCTTATGTGAACCCGGCCTTCTGCCGCATGATCGGCTGGAACGAAGCTGACCTGATCGGCCGCAGCCCGCCCTTTCCTTATTGGGTGCCCGGTCGCCACGAACAGCACCAGCACACGCTGGACGTGCTGATGTCGGGCAAGACGCCCAGCAGCGGTCTGGAAGTGGAAGCGCAACGGCGCGACGGCTCGCGCTTTACCGCGCGCATGTATGTGTCGCCGCTGTTGGACCCCAACGGCAACCAGATCGGCTGGATGACGTCGATGACCGACATCACCGAGCCCAAGCGCATTCGCGAAGCTTTGACCGCCGCGCATGAGCGTTTCATGACGGTGCTGGAAGGCCTGGACGACGCCATCTCGGTGACGGCCGACACGCACGATGGCCTGGAACTGCTGTTCGCCAACCGCACCTACCGCCGCGTCTTTGGCGCGCAGACGGGCGGCCACGACGAACTGCTGGCCGGGCGCCGGGGCCGCTTCACTGACGAATCGGTGGAAGTGTTCGCGCCTTCTGTACAACGCTGGTTTGAAGTGCACCATCGCATGCTGGCCTGGACCGATGGCCGCCGCGTGCGCATGCAGGTGGCGCGCGACATCACCGAGCGCCGGGGCCATGAAGAAGCGTCGCGCGTGCAGCAGGAAAAGATCCAGCTGACCAGCCGCCTGACGACCATGGGCGAAATGGCCTCGTCCCTGGCGCACGAACTGAACCAGCCGCTGACCGCCATCGCCAACTACAGCATGGGCGCCGTCGCCCTGGTCAAGGCTGGCCACACCAGCCCCAACATGCTGCTGCCGGCGCTGGAAAAGGCCGCGTCACAGGCCGAACGCGCCGGCAAGATCATCAGCCGCATCCGCGAATTCGTGAAACGCAGCGAGCCGCGCCGCCAGCGCGTGGCCATTGGCCGCATTGTCGACAACGCCATCGGCTTTGCCGAAATCGACGCCCGCAAGCGCCGCATCCGCATCGACAGCTTCGTGCCGTCCAACGCGCCTGACGTCTTGGCCGACCCCATCTTGATTGAACAGGTGCTGTTGAACCTGCTGAAGAACGGGCTGGAAGCCATGGAAAACAGCGAGGTCGATGAGCTCAAGGTGGCGGTGATCCTGCACGAGCAGCACATCGAAGTGGCCGTGGTGGACCGTGGCCATGGCCTGGCCGAGCCCGAACGCCTGTTCGAACCCTTCTTCAGCACCAAGTCCCAGGGCCTGGGCATGGGGCTGAATATCTGCCGTACCATTATTGAATCGCACCACGGCCGTCTGTGGGCAGACCCCAACCCCGCCGGCGGTACTATTTTCCGCTTTACCCTGCCCTGCGCTGCATCCCAGCCGCAGGCCCAGAATGATCAGTCAGAGGAGTTGCACGCATGA